The Neodiprion virginianus isolate iyNeoVirg1 chromosome 5, iyNeoVirg1.1, whole genome shotgun sequence genome contains a region encoding:
- the LOC124305760 gene encoding neurofilament heavy polypeptide-like: MMKAAQILLLAVAMVAVTDSLPLAAPSPEDVHPVIPLESVKESLRSGQVETKSPITEVKSEDASSVAVVDIVEQKLKEAKSAEPEAAKPIEETPSIVLPTEGEAATKPVETKETIVETPKEEVKKIDTPEVESEESKPVVARSEESSPKTEEINTAEVPIPISAEKSLVTETKEAEAAVLSTEEKIASALPAAKELPHEASLIVDSIVKDQSENLQKQEEKIVDIAERVTRGGKITPDSESPEKSEVGQEQAAIVTPVEKTSIPKLVSEAVDSVSRSVEESKKELSASIDNAQSAAASEKIVEATKVAEQESRKVEDAVSEIKEEPAVKEEIKGEKEGSLILEEGSAATENEEKKEETELKEEKPAAAEEKPKELQTPAAEDLPNAEQLTDNNQPKKPEPEAEKSAETSQESSEESSSSEESGEEKKGSKHDEDSSQEESIEKSETGKISTSEK; this comes from the exons ATGATGAAGGCGGCACAGATTCTACTGCTCGCCGTGGCTATGGTCGCGGTTACCGACTCCTTGCCTCTGGCCGCACCCTCGCCTGAGGATGTTCACCCGGTTATACCGCTTGAGAGCGTCAAGGAGTCGTTGCGGTCGGGTCAAGTAGAGACGAAGAGTCCAATTACGGAGGTAAAATCGGAGGATGCTTCCTCGGTTGCGGTCGTCGATATTGTGGAGCAGAAACTGAAGGAGGCCAAGTCCGCTGAACCCGAAGCTGCCAAGCCGATCGAGGAAACCCCGAGCATTGTTCTTCCCACGGAAGGAGAGGCGGCGACCAAACCGGTAGAGACGAAGGAAACGATCGTCGAGACGCCAAAGGAGGAGGTGAAGAAAATCGACACTCCCGAAGTTGAGTCGGAAGAGTCGAAGCCGGTAGTAGCCCGATCGGAGGAGTCGTCGCCGAAAACCGAGGAG ATTAATACGGCGGAAGTTCCGATTCCAATCTCAGCCGAGAAGAGCCTTGTAACGGAGACAAAGGAAGCTGAAGCTGCGGTTTTATCGACGGAGGAAAAAATCGCGTCTGCATTACCGGCGGCTAAGGAACTGCCCCACGAAGCTTCATTGATCGTCGACTCGATCGTCAAGGATCAGAGCGAGAACCTGCAGAAACAGGAAGAAAAGATCGTAGACATCGCCGAGCGTGTAACTCGCGGAGGAAAAATTACCCCGGATAGCGAAAGCCCGGAGAAAAGTGAAGTAGGACAGGAACAAGCTGCGATCGTGACGCCGGTTGAGAAAACTTCGATACCGAAACTCGTGAGCGAAGCCGTTGACAGCGTTTCCAGGTCAGTGGAGGAATCCAAGAAGGAACTGTCTGCCTCGATCGATAACGCGCAATCAGCGGCGGCAAGTGAGAAGATAGTAGAAGCAACAAAGGTAGCCGAACAAGAATCCAGGAAGGTGGAAGACGCGGTGTCTGAAATCAAAGAGGAGCCAGCAGTGAAGGAGGAGATTAAGGGTGAGAAGGAGGGCAGTTTGATTCTTGAAGAAGGATCAGCAGCTACTGAGAatgaggaaaagaaagaagagacgGAATTGAAGGAGGAAAAACCGGCTGCGGCGGAAGAGAAGCCAAAAGAGCTTCAAACCCCGGCTGCTGAAGATCTCCCAAACGCTGAACAACTGACCGACAATAATCAGCCGAAAAAACCTGAACCGGAAGCGGAAAAATCTGCTGAAACATCGCAAGAATCGAGCGAGGAATCTTCTTCAAGCGAGGAAAGcggagaggagaaaaaaggaagCAAGCATGACGAGGATTCAAGTCAAGAGGAAAGTATTGAGAAAAGCGAGACCGGAAAAATATCTActtcagaaaaataa